The proteins below are encoded in one region of Apostichopus japonicus isolate 1M-3 chromosome 22, ASM3797524v1, whole genome shotgun sequence:
- the LOC139963944 gene encoding ciliary microtubule inner protein 2B-like codes for MSVSKKSVKSVLMTPDPYHTPGYRGFCPQFKFEIGETFGCTTSRLLTNPKVASSGRRVLCDIAPVTKPSSNTYHYEALRKEKLDLIKNREGDRFGDQKLGTRMVPGYTGYIPRRQQYYGTTYGEICLNAISDFEKDYRDHDENRAKMQKLRQMQEGNIKLTEEERKLFNLPKDLPLKSLVKDVGPLVYLPKCKQHSVSPFYMDDRNPGKCFVSGYTGFVPKSRGYIGMGYPVITNRALLDFTNDNRHAIIRLKQYGQADTYKSQQKDGSCTAEDGYLPAVQSTKNKQPVIYPMDSGLVPLYTGHIPGQKFRYGTTFGHSTRNAKRISQEKPIASSG; via the exons ATGTCTGTATCAAAGAAAAGCGTTAAAAGTGTGTTGATGACACCGGACCCATACCATACTCCTGG CTATCGAGGATTCTGCCCTCAATTTAAGTTTGAAATCGGAGAGACTTTTGGTTGCACAACCTCACGACTTTTGACCAATCCAAAGGTTGCAAGTTCCGGACGTCGTGTTTTGTGCGACATCGCACCGGTGACCAAACCGTCTTCAAATACATACCACTACGAGGCTCTCAGAAAGGAAAAGTTAGACTTGATTAAGAACAGAGAAGGAGATCGATTCGGTGACCAAAAGCTCGGAACACGAATGGTTCCGGGGTATACAG GCTATATCCCAAGGAGACAACAGTACTATGGCACGACGTATGGCGAAATTTGTTTGAACGCAATATCGGACTTCGAGAAAGATTATCGTGACCATGATGAAAACCGAGCAAAAATGCAGAAACTGAGACAAATGCAAGAAGGAAATATAAAACTCACAGAGGAAGAACGAAAG ctATTCAATCTACCGAAAGACCTCCCTCTGAAATCTTTAGTCAAAGATGTAGGGCCACTCGTGTACCTCCCGAAGTGCAAACAACATTCTGTTTCACCCTTCTACATGGACGATCGCAACCCAGGAAAATGTTTCGTTTCAG GATATACCGGTTTCGTTCCTAAGTCACGTGGCTATATCGGCATGGGATATCCGGTTATCACAAACCGCGCCCTTTTGGATTTTACTAATGACAACAGACACGCCATTATCCGACTGAAGCAATATGGACAGGCCGACACATATAAATCACAACAGAAGGATGGGTCGTGCACCGCAGAGGATGGGTACCTGCCCGCGGTACAGAGTACCAAAAATAAACAGCCCGTCATTTACCCGATGGACTCAGGTCTGGTACCTCTCTACACTGGACATATCCCAG GTCAAAAATTTCGGTATGGAACGACTTTTGGTCATAGCACACGCAACGCGAAGAGAATATCCCAAGAGAAACCAATCGCCTCGTCAGGTTaa